In the Flavisolibacter tropicus genome, one interval contains:
- a CDS encoding KUP/HAK/KT family potassium transporter, with translation MKVSLNRVSTAGLLIALGIIYGDIGTSPLYVYNAIINGRTIDEHLIIGSLSCIIWTLTLQTTIKYVLLVLRADNRGEGGIFALYALVRRHRKWLVLPAMIGGAALLSDGIITPPISITSAVEGLQKLPAFSNIDENIVYIVLVILGLFFFMQQFGTASIGKFFGPVMLVWFTMLAVLGATHMADDWSILRAFSPHYAFHFIKSYPNSLWLLGAVFLCTTGAEALYSDLGHCGKGNIRISWIFVKICLLIHYLGQGASLLGHHYGLTVTREVKETMGINAFYDLMPQWFIIPGVIIATSAAIIASQAMITGSFTLISEAMRLNLWPKLKIRYPSEEKGQLFIPSLNLMMFVGCVIVVLYFRTSERMEAAYGLAIITTMMMTTILFSNFMVSRRIKPAYIWLFLAVYITIESLFMFALLQKFTHGGYITVMIGGLMFMVMYVWYKARKIKNRYVEFVRLDHYIPKIQELSNDRSIVKYATHLVYLTSADNPKEIEHKIIYSILNKKPKRADIYWFIHVDTLDDPYTMEYKVDHIIPNDIIRVEFRLGFRVEPRINLMFRKVVEDLVKNREVNITSRYESLERSNVVGDFQFIVMEKYLSQDNELPILERMMMKFHFWLKEISLSEERGFGLDPSNVVIEKFPLIVAPVSNLRLKRVD, from the coding sequence GTGAAAGTTTCTTTAAACAGAGTTAGTACAGCCGGGTTATTGATTGCATTGGGGATTATTTATGGCGACATTGGCACTTCTCCTCTCTATGTTTATAATGCGATAATAAATGGCCGTACCATTGATGAGCATTTGATCATTGGTAGCCTTTCTTGTATCATTTGGACCCTAACCCTTCAAACCACAATTAAGTATGTATTACTGGTCCTAAGGGCCGACAACCGGGGGGAAGGAGGCATTTTTGCCTTATATGCATTGGTCCGACGGCATCGAAAATGGCTTGTTCTACCTGCCATGATTGGTGGTGCAGCCTTGTTATCCGATGGTATTATCACCCCTCCTATCTCTATCACCTCTGCAGTAGAAGGTCTGCAAAAGCTGCCTGCTTTTAGTAATATAGATGAAAACATCGTCTACATTGTACTTGTCATACTGGGCCTTTTCTTCTTTATGCAACAGTTCGGAACTGCCTCCATTGGTAAGTTCTTTGGACCCGTGATGCTGGTTTGGTTTACGATGCTTGCCGTTTTAGGAGCAACCCATATGGCCGACGATTGGAGTATCCTTCGCGCATTTAGTCCTCATTATGCCTTTCACTTTATCAAATCGTACCCCAATTCCTTATGGTTGTTAGGTGCCGTTTTCTTATGTACTACCGGCGCGGAAGCTCTCTACAGTGATTTAGGCCACTGTGGCAAGGGAAACATCCGGATCTCCTGGATCTTTGTAAAGATTTGTTTGCTTATACATTACCTGGGCCAAGGCGCTTCTTTGCTAGGGCATCACTACGGACTGACGGTAACCCGTGAAGTAAAAGAAACCATGGGCATTAATGCCTTTTATGATCTTATGCCCCAGTGGTTTATTATTCCGGGAGTAATTATAGCTACCAGTGCGGCTATTATTGCCAGCCAGGCTATGATCACCGGGTCATTTACCCTAATAAGTGAAGCTATGCGGCTGAATCTTTGGCCGAAGTTAAAGATTCGCTACCCCTCTGAGGAGAAAGGCCAACTCTTTATTCCTTCGCTGAACTTAATGATGTTTGTCGGCTGCGTGATCGTAGTACTCTACTTCCGCACATCTGAACGAATGGAGGCCGCGTATGGTTTGGCCATTATTACTACGATGATGATGACCACCATCCTCTTTTCCAACTTCATGGTTTCCCGCCGCATTAAGCCAGCCTATATTTGGCTGTTCCTGGCCGTCTATATCACCATAGAGTCGCTATTTATGTTTGCTTTACTGCAAAAGTTTACCCATGGTGGCTATATCACCGTTATGATTGGCGGCCTTATGTTTATGGTAATGTATGTTTGGTATAAGGCGCGTAAGATCAAAAACCGTTATGTAGAGTTTGTACGACTGGATCACTATATACCTAAAATACAGGAACTCAGTAACGACCGCTCCATAGTCAAGTATGCCACCCACTTAGTATACCTGACCAGTGCCGACAACCCCAAGGAAATTGAACATAAGATCATCTACTCCATTCTTAACAAAAAGCCTAAACGCGCCGATATCTATTGGTTTATACACGTGGATACGCTGGACGATCCGTACACCATGGAGTACAAAGTAGACCATATTATCCCTAACGATATCATACGTGTAGAGTTCCGCTTGGGCTTTAGAGTGGAACCACGCATTAACCTGATGTTCCGTAAAGTAGTAGAAGACCTGGTTAAAAACCGAGAGGTAAATATTACCAGCCGCTACGAAAGCCTTGAACGCAGTAATGTAGTTGGCGACTTCCAGTTTATAGTAATGGAAAAATATCTCAGCCAGGATAACGAACTGCCTATTTTGGAACGCATGATGATGAAGTTCCATTTCTGGCTAAAAGAAATAAGCCTTTCAGAGGAACGAGGCTTTGGACTTGACCCCAGTAATGTGGTTATTGAAAAATTCCCATTGATTGTAGCCCCGGTTTCCAACTTGCGCTTGAAACGAGTAGATTAA
- a CDS encoding alpha/beta hydrolase translates to MPSVIYYTLGSIALISLLTYLLQERFIFRPEKLHPNFQFKYDVPFKEINFDTDPGVRINGLHFFREKPKGLILYFHGNTRSIKGWAKYARDFYRYDYDVVLVDYRGFGKSTGKRNEQEMLEDMQYVYESLAKEYGEQHLIVYGRSLGSGFAAKVASDNKPRYLILDAPYYNFRQVVERFLPFIPLNYVLRYHLRIDKWIKRVNCHVYILHGTKDWLIPIRHSEDLQRLMPRRITLIRIHGGGHNNLPKFPEYHNFIRDILKE, encoded by the coding sequence TTGCCCTCTGTTATCTACTATACCCTTGGCAGCATTGCGCTGATTTCCCTACTGACCTACCTTTTGCAGGAGCGCTTCATCTTTCGTCCGGAAAAGCTCCACCCCAACTTCCAGTTTAAGTATGATGTTCCGTTTAAGGAGATCAATTTTGATACTGACCCTGGTGTACGCATCAATGGACTTCACTTCTTTCGAGAGAAACCCAAAGGCCTAATTCTCTATTTCCACGGCAATACCCGTAGCATTAAAGGCTGGGCCAAGTATGCCCGCGACTTTTATCGCTATGACTATGACGTGGTATTGGTAGACTACCGTGGGTTTGGCAAAAGCACGGGCAAACGTAACGAGCAAGAGATGTTAGAAGATATGCAGTATGTGTACGAGAGCTTAGCCAAGGAATACGGAGAACAGCATCTTATAGTTTATGGCCGCAGCTTAGGTAGTGGCTTTGCTGCCAAGGTAGCTTCAGACAACAAGCCACGCTATCTTATTCTGGATGCACCTTATTATAATTTTCGCCAGGTAGTAGAGCGCTTTCTTCCCTTCATCCCGCTTAATTATGTATTACGCTATCACTTGCGTATTGATAAATGGATAAAGAGAGTAAACTGCCATGTGTATATTCTTCATGGCACAAAGGATTGGCTGATCCCTATCCGCCATAGCGAAGACCTGCAACGTCTGATGCCTCGCCGCATTACACTAATCCGCATTCATGGTGGCGGGCATAACAACCTTCCAAAGTTTCCAGAATACCACAATTTCATCAGGGATATTTTGAAGGAATGA